GCGGTGCTGGTGAGGCGGCCTTCGATGCTCCGAGGTAACGGGGAGCGGAGGAAGGAGCTGCTGGCTTACTTTCAAGCGGTAAGTGACCGGTCAGCGCTGCCGGTGGTGTTGTCCAGCTCTGCGGCGGAGGATGGAGCTGCGCTGCCTGCCGAGGTTGTAATCGAGCTGGCGGGGCACTCGAAGATTCTTGGAATGGTGGATGGTTCGGGGGACGGTGCTCGGGTGGAATCGATCAAGGCGGGGACTGCGAATTACAAGCGAGATGTGACTGTGACTGCCGTGTTCGCAGCGGTGACCGGGAGGATGCAGAGTCGAAGTGAGGGTGCGGAGGCGAAAGATTTGATCCTAGCCACTGAGTTGATGGATGGGATGCCTGCGGTGGCGACGGCCACGAAGACGGTGACGAAGACGCGAACGAAGGTGGTGGGATTTCAACGGCTGGCTGGCAGCACGGATGGGATGCTGGAAGGTTTGAGCGGTGGCGCGGTTGGCGCGATGCCAGTGTTTGCGGCGGCGGCTCCGCAGGCCTGCTACGAGGTGCTGGCGGCGTGGAAGGATGGCGATGAGGGGTTGGCGCGGGAGAAGCAGGTTCGGCTGCAGGAGGTTGCGGCCAGGATTGAAAGGCAGATGGGAGTTGCGGGTATCAAATTTGGGTGTGACTTGAATGGGTACTTTGGAGGGAGGCCGCGTCTACCTTTGCTGGCGCTTGGCGGGGACGAGCGAGCCGAGATTGAGGCTTTGATGCAGGGGATGCGGAACTAAGGCTAGCGTTTCGGTGTGACGGGGATGCCCATTCCGCTGAGTTTGCTGCGGGCCTGCATGGACTCGGGCGAGTTGGGGAAGCGCTGGATGAGGGTGCGGAGCTCGCGGGTACCGGCTTCGTTCTCCTTGAGGTTGAAGAGGGCGATGCCCTTGTGAAGGTGAGAGGCGGGGACCTTGTTGCTGTCGGGATACTGCTCGAGGACGGCATCATAGGCCTTGATGGCAGCGGGGTAGTGGCCGTCGCGATAGTTGATCTCCGCCTGGTAGTAGAAGGAATTTCCTGAGAGGGGATTGTCGGGGTAGTACTTGACGACGTCGCCGAACTCGGAGGAGGCGAGGGGATATTTGGCGGCCATGTAGTCGCCGAGGGCGGTCTTGTAGAGTTCGTCGGCGGGTGGTACGGCGGGGCCGGGGCTGTCGGTTGCCTGTGGGACGTTTGCTGACGGTTTGACTCTTTTCCCGTTGGGACCGGAGGCAGGGTTGGCCGGGAGGGTGGAGGCCGGGCTGGGCGTTGTGAGCGGAGCTGGGTTTGAGGGCGGCGGGGCCGGGGAGCCAGTCGGCTGGGGCATGCCGGCGCTCATTGATTGCTGCTGGTTTTGAACGTCCTGCATGAGCTTCTGGAGGGTTGCGATGCGGGCCTTGATCTCGTCGACGGAGTCGTTGAGGGACTGAATCTGACCGGAGACCTGGTCGACCTTCCCGCCCTGCGCCTCCTGCTGGGTCTGTAGCTGCTTGCGCATGACGTCGACGTTTGCGCCCATCTTGTTGATGGAGTCGGCACTTTGTTGGATGAGGTCTTTCATGGCGCCCATGCGCTCGTCGTTAGACTGCTGAAGGCGAGCTACGGCGTCCTGCAGCTCCTGGATCTGGGTTTGAAGCTGCACCATGTCCTTGCTGACAGCGAAGGCTGGGGCTGCACAGAATAGGATGGCCGCGAGGAGAGCGGCTAATGGGATTGCCGGGGAGAGGAACTTACGGAGATGGTGCTGCTTTGGTTTGATCATGTCAGAGGCACTCGGCTTTCTGTCTTTTGGTCGGCCCTCCGGGCGGTGGAGTGCACGGGAGCTGAAAGAGTGGGGTCAGGTTAGCAGAAACCCCTGTCCTTGATTCAGGACAGGGGAAGGGTGGTTTGGAATCGGGATGCAATGTGGTTAGCGGTCGAGGGAGAACTGAGCGCGGCGGTTTTGCTGCCAGCAGCTTTCGTTTTCTTCGGTGCAGAACTGCTTTTCTTTTCCGTAACTGATGACGCGGAGGCGGCTGGCCGGCACACCGGAGTTCACCAAAGCGGTGCGTGCGGCGTTGGCGCGGTTCTCGCCTAAGGCGAGGTTGTACTCTGCAGAGCCGCGATCGTCGCAGTATCCCCCAATGACGACCTTAATAGCGGGATGAACTGTGAGGTAAGCGGCTGCCCGGGTTGTCGCTGCAACTGCGTCGGGACGAAGATCGTAGCTGTCGTAGTCGAAGAAGACATCCTGAACGTTCTGGTGGAAGGCTGCTTCGCTGCCCATGTCGGTATCTGCCGGAGGAGCAGCAGGCGCTACGGGGACACGAACGGTTACGCGGACGTTAGCTTCGGTGGTGCCACCGTCACCTTTAGCAGTGAGATGGAAGTTGGTGGAGGTGGATGGGGAGACGGTCTGGGTGCCGTTAGTGGCGACGTCGCCGATGCTATCGATAGAGACCGTGGCGGCGTTCTGGGTGCGCCAGTTGAGGATGACAGATTGACCAAGGTCGATGGCGAGGGGATCGGCGGTGATGGTGGCGGTGGGCGCGGCAGCGGGAGGAGCAGGCGCGGGCCCGAGCGCGTTGGGGTCGATCCCGCTGGCTTTCTTGTGGCAGCCGGTGACGGCGCCTATGGAGATGAGAGTTGCTGCAATCACCAAGGTCTTGCGAATTCCTATTTGCATCGCGTTCATTTGTTGTCTCCTGCCAACGGTAATAGTGCAAAGATCAAGTTTCCTGCGAAGCGTTTCCGCAGAGACGATAAAAAGCTGTTACTTCCAACTCCAGTTGGGCATATCTGCGCCGGCGCCGGTGAGCTCATGCTTTTGCGTGCCGTCGGCCAGCATGGTCATGATCTTCATATGGGTGGCTCTGCCGTCGGGGGAGTTGGCGTAGACGATGTGGCGGCCGTCCGGGGACCACGAAGGGAAGTCGCAACGACCGCCATCGTGGGTGAGTTGAATCCAGCGTTTGGTGGCGATCTCCATGACGTAGATATCCTGTCCACCAGGTGCGCCGGGGCCGTATTTGCGATCCCATGCGAAGGTGAGGAACTGTCCGTTAGGCGACCATGAAGGCGAAGTGGCATATCCGCCGTCGGTCATACGCTGGACGTTGGATCCGTCGGTGTCCATGACGTAGAGCTGGGGGAGATTGGTGCGTCCGCTGATCCAGGCGATCTGAGAGCCGGAGCGTGGGTTGAAGACGGGTGAGACGTCGGGGCCGCGGAAGCTGGTGACGCGGCGGGAGGAACCTCCGTTGGTGTCGGAGATCCAGATCTCGGGGTCGCCGCTGCGGGAGGATGAGAAGGCGATGTCCTTGCCGTTGGGGGACCATGCCGGGGAGAGGTTGGTGCCGCCGGCTGAGGAGAAGTTCACCATACGGTTAAGGACGAGGGAGAACATGCGGATCTGAAAGCCGTCGCGACCGAGGGAAGAGAAGGCCAGGCGGGAGTTGTCGGGCGAGATGCGTGGGGAGATCGAGATGGTGCCGAGGTGAGTGAGAGGGTGCTGGTTGGCTCCGTCGTAGTCCATCTGCCAGATCTCTTTGTCGGCGCCGGTGAGCTTGACGTAGAAGATCTTTGATTCGGCGATACCCTGGCTGCCTCCGCTGAGACGGAAGATGATCTCGTCGGCGAAGCGATGCGCGATCTGCCGGGCTGCGTCGTCGCTGGCGTCCTCGTTGTACTGCTTGGCGAGCACCTGAGGGTACTGGATATTTTTGGCGTCGAAGAGGAAGCCGTTGCAGATGATTCTGTTGCCTTGAACGCTGAAGTTGCCAAAGGCCACCATGGCGGCGGAGGTCGGGGCGTTGGCCCACTGCTGAATACTCATCTCGGCGGGCGCGCCGGGGGTGGATTGGGGGAGGAGACTCTTGGAGACGATGTCGAAGATGCCTGCGTTCGAGAGATCGGCGAAGAGGGTTGAATCGAAGGTGTGCTTGAAGGCAGAGGTTTGCGGATCTGCTGAGGCAGGTTTGAAGTCTGCGACGGCGATGCGGATGTTGGAGACTCCGCTGGAGGTTTCAGTCTTGAAGCCTTCCTGCGCCTGCAGAGCGGAGGCGCCAACGAGAAGAAGGAGAAGAACTCCAAGACGACAAAGGTAGGCGTGCCGGAGGAACGGCGTACGTTTCTGTCTATGCATTCTGTTCTATGTTAGACGCAAAATCGTCAGGACGGGGTGTCTTCGGGCAGTTGTCAAGGAGAATCAAAAGAAACACTCCTTGAAAACGAAGCTTTTACTGGGGATGAAGGTGGAAGGTGTATTCGACGGTGATGTGATCGCCTTGCGGCAGGGGACCGAAGCCGTCGACACGCTGAACGGCTCGCATGGCGGAGAGGTCGAGCGAGGGGGAGCCGCTGGGCGTCTCGATGCGGGCGTTGGAGGGGACGCCTTCGCGATTAATATCGAAGATGATGGTTGTGCTTTTGCCGATGGAGGTGCGCGGGTCGGCCTCTGCGGTGTACCAGTTCTGTGCGACTTTGCTGTTGACGATGTTGACGTAGTAGGCGAAGCGCTGGCCGAAGGTGCGGTCTTCGACCGAGACACTGGCGGTGCCGTTTTTTACCTCCAGCGTCGATTGCGCGATGCGGACACCTGCGGTCTCGCCGGTGACTGCTTTGGTGGGTGGAGGGGTGACGGGCTGGATGTGTTTTGGCGGCGCGGGCGTGGGTTTTTCAGCCTCTTTGATGGGCTTGGTGATCTTCTCCGGGATTGCGACTTCGTTGAGAGTCGGGGGCGGTTCGGTTCTCTCTTTGGTAATGACGGGGGCGGGGCTTGGGGCCTCCGAGGTGAGGACGCCGGTATCGAGGGTGCGTTGTGTGGGAGGGAGCGGGAGCGAGGAGACCATGGTGGCCTGGATGGCTCCTGCATTTGAGGCGTTCTCGCCCCAGTCGTGGCCTCGGGTGTGGAAGATGAAGGCCCAGCCCAGTATGACGGCAGCGATGAGTCCGTGCAGCACGATGGAGCCGACGAAGTTTGCGCCGAGCTTGTCGGGATTGCTGTCGCGACCGATTGTGAGAGATGTATTTATGTCACCCTCCTCACTTCTGGATCGGCTGGGTGACGATGCTGATGTTTGTGATGCCGGCCTGCTTGACCGCATCCATGACGGAGGCGAAGGCGCCGAAGGGCACGCGTTCGTCGGCTCGCAAGTAGATGATGCGCTTGGAGGGGTCGGCTTTGCCGGTGGATCTGAGCAGGGTGGGGAGCTGGTTGACGTTGACGGGCTTGTCCTGCAGGAAGACGTTCTGCTCGCGGTCGATGGTGACGACCATCCGCTCTTCGGTGAGTTGATTGACGGAGCGCGTCTTGGGGATCGCGACCTCGACACCGGACTGGAGAACCGGCGCGGTAAGCATGAAGATGAGCAGGAGCACAAGAACGACGTCGACCAGCGGCGTGATGTTGATCTCAGCGAGCGCGGTCTGGGTGCGTCCTTTTGCAGAGAAGGCCATCGCTAGAAGGTCCTCCGGCGGATCTCTTCGGGCTGCGGCTGGGGCGGTTGGGGCTGGCTGGGAGTGATCATAGCTGCGTTTTCGATGGCGTTGAGGAGCTCGCGACCGAAGTCGTCCATGCGTGCGCCGAACTCGCGGAGACGTGCGGTGAGCTGGTTGTAGCCAACGACGGCGGGGATGGCGACGACGAGGCCGGCGGCGGTGGTGATGAGGGCCTCCGAGATACCGGGAGCAACGGCGCGGAGGGTTGCGGCGCCTGCGGTGCCGAGGCCGTGGAAGGCGTCGATGATGCCCATGACGGTGCCGAAGAGGCCGATGAAGGGAGCGGTGGCGGCGATGGTGGCGAGCCAGGTCATACGGCTCTCCATTGACGTAAGGGCTTCGCTCGAGGCGGTCTGGGCTGCGCGTTCGAGTGCGACGGGGTTGCGGGGGAGGCCGCGCCCGCCGTTCTGGCGCTGGTACTCGTCGTGAATCTCGGTGAAGACGGCGACGAGTGGGCTGGGCTTGAACTGGTCGGCTACAGCGGCGATTTCGCTGAGGCGAGTCGATTTGCGAAACGCGCGGACGAAGCGCTGGCTCTGGGTGTGGGCTCTGCTGAAGCTGGACCACTTGGAAAACATGATGGCCCAGGAGAAGATGCTGGCGATAAGCAGGATGATCAGGACGGCGAAGGCGACAGGGCCGCTGTTGTGGATCATCTCTACCAAGGCGCTGGTGTTGGAGGCCGCGGGGGGTGCGGCGGCTGAGGGATCTTCCTGGAAAAAGTAAAGAGCTAACGAAAGGGTCCAGACCATAGTTGTTGTGTACCAGTGCTTAGTGTAAATCGTCGTTGAGGCAAATGTGGCTGGCAATCGGGTTGGAGCACCTTCTGTGGTGCGGATCTCGAGGGTGTTTCAGGTGTAAACGATAGTTGGGGGCGAGGTTTGCTATTCTCGCGATACGTGTTTGCCTGAGGGCCCTATGCTGCTGGAGTTGCGAGCGGAAAACTATGCTGTGATCGACCGTGCGGTCGCTACGTTCGGGCTGGGCCTTAACCTGCTGACTGGCGAGACGGGCGCGGGAAAGTCGATTCTGATCGATGCCCTGGCACTGCTGCTGGGGGGGAAGGCATCGGCTGATTTTGTTCGTCATGGGGAAGAGAAGGCGGTGGTCAGTTGCGTCTTCGAACTGACCCAGGGAGCGGCTGCGATTCTTGAGGCGAATGGGATCGACAGTGAGTCGGATCATCTTTTGCTGCGACGCGAGATCCTGGTTAGCGGCAAGGGACGGGTGTTTGTGAATAATCAGCCAGCGACGGTTGGCGTGTTGCGACAGCTTGCGCC
The nucleotide sequence above comes from Tunturibacter empetritectus. Encoded proteins:
- a CDS encoding ExbD/TolR family protein, encoding MAFSAKGRTQTALAEINITPLVDVVLVLLLIFMLTAPVLQSGVEVAIPKTRSVNQLTEERMVVTIDREQNVFLQDKPVNVNQLPTLLRSTGKADPSKRIIYLRADERVPFGAFASVMDAVKQAGITNISIVTQPIQK
- a CDS encoding translocation protein TolB, whose protein sequence is MHRQKRTPFLRHAYLCRLGVLLLLLVGASALQAQEGFKTETSSGVSNIRIAVADFKPASADPQTSAFKHTFDSTLFADLSNAGIFDIVSKSLLPQSTPGAPAEMSIQQWANAPTSAAMVAFGNFSVQGNRIICNGFLFDAKNIQYPQVLAKQYNEDASDDAARQIAHRFADEIIFRLSGGSQGIAESKIFYVKLTGADKEIWQMDYDGANQHPLTHLGTISISPRISPDNSRLAFSSLGRDGFQIRMFSLVLNRMVNFSSAGGTNLSPAWSPNGKDIAFSSSRSGDPEIWISDTNGGSSRRVTSFRGPDVSPVFNPRSGSQIAWISGRTNLPQLYVMDTDGSNVQRMTDGGYATSPSWSPNGQFLTFAWDRKYGPGAPGGQDIYVMEIATKRWIQLTHDGGRCDFPSWSPDGRHIVYANSPDGRATHMKIMTMLADGTQKHELTGAGADMPNWSWK
- a CDS encoding energy transducer TonB family protein, with product MLHGLIAAVILGWAFIFHTRGHDWGENASNAGAIQATMVSSLPLPPTQRTLDTGVLTSEAPSPAPVITKERTEPPPTLNEVAIPEKITKPIKEAEKPTPAPPKHIQPVTPPPTKAVTGETAGVRIAQSTLEVKNGTASVSVEDRTFGQRFAYYVNIVNSKVAQNWYTAEADPRTSIGKSTTIIFDINREGVPSNARIETPSGSPSLDLSAMRAVQRVDGFGPLPQGDHITVEYTFHLHPQ
- a CDS encoding dihydrodipicolinate synthase family protein, with product MLLDGLQLPLTTPFYPDGRLNLHKLEHNVARYSKTPAAGLVALSEVGEPTLLSEEETRHVLRSVSAAAAPEKVLIAGVSRDSVAGTLELVESAAEFGYDAVLVRRPSMLRGNGERRKELLAYFQAVSDRSALPVVLSSSAAEDGAALPAEVVIELAGHSKILGMVDGSGDGARVESIKAGTANYKRDVTVTAVFAAVTGRMQSRSEGAEAKDLILATELMDGMPAVATATKTVTKTRTKVVGFQRLAGSTDGMLEGLSGGAVGAMPVFAAAAPQACYEVLAAWKDGDEGLAREKQVRLQEVAARIERQMGVAGIKFGCDLNGYFGGRPRLPLLALGGDERAEIEALMQGMRN
- a CDS encoding tetratricopeptide repeat protein, giving the protein MIKPKQHHLRKFLSPAIPLAALLAAILFCAAPAFAVSKDMVQLQTQIQELQDAVARLQQSNDERMGAMKDLIQQSADSINKMGANVDVMRKQLQTQQEAQGGKVDQVSGQIQSLNDSVDEIKARIATLQKLMQDVQNQQQSMSAGMPQPTGSPAPPPSNPAPLTTPSPASTLPANPASGPNGKRVKPSANVPQATDSPGPAVPPADELYKTALGDYMAAKYPLASSEFGDVVKYYPDNPLSGNSFYYQAEINYRDGHYPAAIKAYDAVLEQYPDSNKVPASHLHKGIALFNLKENEAGTRELRTLIQRFPNSPESMQARSKLSGMGIPVTPKR
- a CDS encoding OmpA family protein is translated as MNAMQIGIRKTLVIAATLISIGAVTGCHKKASGIDPNALGPAPAPPAAAPTATITADPLAIDLGQSVILNWRTQNAATVSIDSIGDVATNGTQTVSPSTSTNFHLTAKGDGGTTEANVRVTVRVPVAPAAPPADTDMGSEAAFHQNVQDVFFDYDSYDLRPDAVAATTRAAAYLTVHPAIKVVIGGYCDDRGSAEYNLALGENRANAARTALVNSGVPASRLRVISYGKEKQFCTEENESCWQQNRRAQFSLDR
- a CDS encoding MotA/TolQ/ExbB proton channel family protein gives rise to the protein MVWTLSLALYFFQEDPSAAAPPAASNTSALVEMIHNSGPVAFAVLIILLIASIFSWAIMFSKWSSFSRAHTQSQRFVRAFRKSTRLSEIAAVADQFKPSPLVAVFTEIHDEYQRQNGGRGLPRNPVALERAAQTASSEALTSMESRMTWLATIAATAPFIGLFGTVMGIIDAFHGLGTAGAATLRAVAPGISEALITTAAGLVVAIPAVVGYNQLTARLREFGARMDDFGRELLNAIENAAMITPSQPQPPQPQPEEIRRRTF